One Gloeothece verrucosa PCC 7822 DNA window includes the following coding sequences:
- a CDS encoding ribose-phosphate pyrophosphokinase: MSYSATLTLPPIAQSLSDSNRLRLFAGSANVPLAQEVARYLGMDVGPMIRKQFADGEIYIQIQESIRGCDVYLIQPCCNPVNAHLMELLIMIDACRRASARQITAVIPYYGYARADRKTAGRESIAAKLVANLITQAGANRVLAMDLHSAQIQGYFDIPFDHVYGSPVIIDYLLSKELPDLVVVSPDVGGVARARAFAKKLNDAPLAIIDKRRQSHNVAEVMNLIGDVKDKTAVLVDDMIDTAGTITEGSKLLREKGARQIYACATHAVFSGPAVDRLSSGCIEEVIVTNTIPVSENKHFEQLTVLTVANVLGEAIWRIHEDSSVSSMFR; the protein is encoded by the coding sequence GTGAGCTATTCTGCTACATTAACGCTTCCACCGATAGCCCAGTCCCTATCGGATAGTAACCGTCTTCGTTTATTTGCCGGTTCTGCGAATGTTCCCCTAGCCCAAGAAGTCGCCCGCTATTTGGGAATGGACGTAGGGCCGATGATTCGCAAGCAGTTTGCTGATGGAGAAATTTACATCCAGATTCAAGAGTCTATTCGAGGTTGTGATGTTTATCTAATTCAGCCCTGTTGTAATCCTGTGAATGCCCATCTGATGGAACTATTAATCATGATTGATGCTTGTCGTCGGGCATCAGCACGGCAAATTACAGCAGTCATTCCATATTATGGTTATGCTCGGGCTGATCGCAAAACCGCAGGAAGAGAATCCATTGCCGCTAAATTAGTGGCCAATCTAATCACTCAAGCGGGAGCTAATCGTGTTTTAGCAATGGATTTGCATTCGGCTCAAATTCAAGGTTATTTTGATATTCCTTTCGATCATGTTTATGGTTCGCCAGTGATTATTGATTATTTACTCAGTAAAGAACTACCAGATTTAGTGGTGGTTTCGCCTGATGTGGGAGGGGTCGCTAGGGCTAGAGCCTTTGCTAAAAAGCTTAATGATGCGCCTTTGGCGATTATTGATAAGCGGCGACAATCCCATAATGTGGCTGAAGTCATGAATTTAATTGGAGATGTCAAAGACAAAACAGCCGTTTTAGTTGATGACATGATTGATACAGCCGGAACCATTACTGAAGGGTCCAAACTGCTACGGGAAAAGGGAGCAAGACAAATTTATGCTTGTGCTACTCATGCGGTTTTTAGTGGCCCTGCTGTGGATCGTCTCTCAAGCGGTTGTATCGAAGAGGTGATCGTTACCAATACGATTCCTGTCTCAGAAAACAAGCACTTTGAGCAATTAACCGTGCTAACAGTGGCTAATGTTCTCGGTGAGGCCATTTGGCGAATTCACGAGGATAGTTCGGTGAGTAGTATGTTTAGATAA
- the mtnA gene encoding S-methyl-5-thioribose-1-phosphate isomerase, with protein MNAIKSEIYPVIWKNDQVLLIDQTRLPNEYSVVEISRSLDMAQAIKTMIVRGAPAIGVAAAYGMYLGALEIETDQRKDFLQKLEEVAQLLQQTRPTAVNLFWAISRMLKTAYESLGTVEEIKAILLKTAQDIQQEDLETCYAIGKNGLSVLPSEPHQLRILTHCNTGGLATAGYGTALGVIRSAWQSGRLLRVYADETRPRLQGAKLTAWECVQDNIPVTVISDGMAAHCMKQGMVDAVIVGADRIAANGDTANKIGTYSLAVVSKMHSIPFFVAAPLSTIDFELPNGEQIPIEERDPVEIYQVGKTVICPEGADFYNPAFDVTPAELITAIITEKGAFKPSDLSLLMSR; from the coding sequence ATGAATGCTATCAAGAGCGAAATCTATCCCGTAATTTGGAAAAATGATCAAGTCTTACTCATCGATCAAACTCGCTTACCCAACGAATACAGCGTCGTAGAAATTAGCCGCTCGTTAGACATGGCACAAGCTATCAAAACGATGATTGTGCGAGGAGCGCCCGCCATCGGAGTAGCCGCCGCTTATGGAATGTATTTAGGCGCTCTGGAAATAGAAACCGATCAACGCAAAGATTTTTTACAAAAATTAGAAGAGGTTGCCCAACTCTTACAGCAAACTCGTCCCACCGCCGTTAATCTATTTTGGGCTATTTCGAGAATGTTAAAAACCGCTTATGAAAGTCTCGGAACAGTAGAAGAGATTAAAGCTATCTTACTGAAAACCGCTCAAGATATTCAACAAGAAGACTTAGAAACTTGTTACGCCATTGGGAAAAATGGTCTTTCGGTTTTACCGAGCGAACCTCATCAATTGAGAATTTTAACTCATTGTAATACCGGCGGTTTAGCGACTGCTGGATATGGTACAGCATTGGGGGTGATTCGTTCAGCTTGGCAGTCAGGACGACTCCTAAGAGTTTATGCCGATGAAACTCGTCCCCGTTTACAAGGAGCAAAATTAACCGCTTGGGAATGTGTACAGGATAATATTCCAGTTACCGTTATTTCTGATGGGATGGCGGCTCATTGTATGAAGCAGGGAATGGTGGATGCGGTTATTGTTGGGGCTGATCGCATTGCGGCTAATGGCGATACGGCTAATAAAATTGGGACTTATTCTTTGGCGGTTGTTTCTAAAATGCACTCTATTCCTTTTTTTGTAGCGGCTCCTTTGTCTACTATCGATTTTGAGTTGCCCAATGGGGAGCAAATTCCTATTGAAGAACGAGATCCAGTGGAAATTTATCAAGTGGGTAAAACCGTGATCTGTCCTGAAGGGGCTGATTTTTATAATCCGGCTTTTGATGTTACTCCAGCCGAGTTAATTACTGCTATTATTACTGAAAAAGGCGCTTTTAAACCTAGTGATTTGTCATTATTGATGAGCCGTTGA
- the bioD gene encoding dethiobiotin synthase: MNALLITATDTEVGKTVLTTSLTAYWRTYCPKKSLGVIKLIQAGIGDYERYQQLFAHQANLEIRVPLYFQTPVAPPVAAAKEGKILDLRRVWQEFCSLQQQQDFVLLEALGGLGSPVTEELTVADVAADWRLDTVLVVPVKLGAIAQAVANVALARQHKIRLKGIILNCFQPTSAEQLSDWTPIPLIESLTSTPVLGVLPHLSNLDDLEKLTWAASNLDLEKLLPGLI; encoded by the coding sequence ATGAACGCTCTTTTGATAACCGCAACTGATACTGAAGTAGGAAAAACCGTTTTAACTACTTCTTTAACCGCTTATTGGCGCACTTATTGCCCCAAAAAGTCCCTAGGAGTGATCAAACTCATACAAGCAGGCATCGGCGACTACGAACGCTATCAACAGTTGTTTGCTCATCAGGCTAACCTCGAAATTCGCGTACCTCTTTATTTTCAAACCCCTGTGGCTCCTCCAGTAGCAGCCGCTAAAGAAGGCAAAATCCTAGACCTCCGACGAGTTTGGCAAGAATTTTGTTCCCTACAGCAACAACAAGATTTTGTTTTACTAGAGGCATTAGGCGGCTTGGGATCGCCAGTTACCGAAGAACTCACTGTAGCTGATGTGGCCGCTGATTGGCGGCTCGATACCGTTTTAGTTGTCCCGGTTAAATTAGGAGCCATCGCCCAAGCAGTGGCTAATGTGGCCCTAGCTCGCCAACATAAAATCCGACTAAAAGGAATTATTCTTAATTGTTTTCAACCCACCTCAGCAGAACAATTGTCCGATTGGACACCGATACCCTTAATAGAATCTTTAACATCTACACCCGTGTTAGGCGTTTTACCTCATCTGAGTAATTTAGATGACCTAGAAAAATTAACATGGGCCGCCTCAAATTTAGATTTAGAAAAACTCTTACCCGGATTAATTTAA
- a CDS encoding AAA-like domain-containing protein: MRYQVGGSLRCDDPTYVVRSSDEQLYTALKAGDFCYVLNSRQMGKSSLLQRTSDRLEKEGYRCAYLDITRLGSEETTPIQWYKGIIISLFYSLNLAEQINFKDWWAQQTELSPVQRLHQFVEHLLLPGVNSERIFIFIDEIDSLLSLKFSVNDFFAWIRHCYNLRAQNPNFKRLSFALFGVASPSDLIADKRRTPFNIGKAIELYGFQPHETYSLLQGLQGVVSQPQVVLQKIIHWSGGQPFLTQKICSLVVQAALEAKDGSIILPRGTEDFWVEQLVQERIIQHWESQDEPEHLRTIRDRILFNEAKAGRLLGLYQRILQAEVGVSLDLKNNLHELSSAYLSVVADDSKEQSDLLLSGLVEKHKGYLRIKNPIYRLVFNSEWVTKQLDNLRPYSQTFNAWVASNFQDESRLLRGQALIDAQNWSQGKSLSDLDYQFLAASQQWQQRQIQMALEAARAQEAEYRLAQEKKTAKFQRLILIAVGIGLIVSSALSLVIFQLYSQTLKSEQQARVSEIKALVSSSEGLFASNRRLDALIEAIKAKERLQKLGSVSPKLDSQVTHVLRDAIYGADEYNRFWGHKAAVLAVAVSPDSSIIASASVDQTVKLWGRDGTLYASLSGHHAIVRAVNFSPDGQLLVSGDDNGKMLLWKRNPDRTYHLFKTIQAHQGGIWGIAWSGDGKTIASASFDKTVKLWKRDCSLVITFAGYRSPFWGVAFSPDNQIVAAASLDRTVKLWKRDSTGWQAKPLQTLSGHNGWVAGVAFSPDSKMLASSSEDKTVKLWQRDDTDKTYHLLKTLSGHTAGIWGVAFSPDRRTLASASLDKTIKLWSIDGTELRTLRGHSTSVWGVTWSPDGSFIASAGTENLVKLWQSENPFQKTMVAHQAGTWSVAISPDSSMIVTLSHENTTKLWSRSGQLLKTFPSLRATISGISFTEESRVIAFADEDNTVYFWQPDGTSAATYQDPNKNLLTVALSPDQKTLATAYLNRTIQLRQGNFSRSKPKILRGHQAEIWQLKFSPDSRLLASASSDGTAKLWTREGKLFRTLAGHTSAVWGVAFSRDGQMIATGSGDNRVKLWNLEGKLLKTFIGHQAAVWGVDFSPDGKIIASGSVDTTIKLWKPDGTELTTLSGHTAAVRAIAISPDGAFLASVGDDNSLILWNLPRILHLEPLRAACHLVQDYLKTNLTLEPSERAICHQ, encoded by the coding sequence ATGAGATATCAGGTTGGTGGCAGTCTCCGATGTGATGATCCGACTTATGTTGTTCGTTCCTCAGACGAGCAACTTTATACTGCCCTGAAAGCAGGAGATTTTTGTTATGTTTTAAACTCCCGCCAGATGGGTAAGTCATCTTTATTACAACGAACCAGTGATCGTTTAGAAAAAGAAGGTTATCGGTGTGCTTATCTTGATATCACGCGCTTGGGAAGCGAGGAAACAACCCCGATACAATGGTATAAAGGAATTATTATCAGTTTATTTTATAGCTTAAATCTAGCAGAACAAATCAATTTTAAAGACTGGTGGGCACAACAAACCGAACTTTCTCCTGTACAACGCCTCCATCAATTCGTTGAACATCTTCTACTACCTGGGGTGAACAGCGAGCGCATTTTCATCTTCATCGATGAGATTGATAGTTTACTCAGTTTAAAATTTTCTGTCAATGACTTTTTTGCTTGGATTCGTCATTGTTATAACTTACGGGCACAAAACCCCAACTTTAAGCGCTTGAGCTTTGCCTTATTTGGAGTCGCGAGTCCTTCGGACCTGATCGCCGACAAACGCCGAACCCCCTTTAACATTGGTAAAGCCATCGAACTATATGGTTTTCAACCCCATGAAACCTATTCTTTATTACAAGGGTTACAAGGAGTGGTTAGCCAGCCGCAAGTCGTGCTGCAAAAGATTATACACTGGAGTGGCGGACAGCCCTTTCTCACGCAAAAAATTTGTAGCTTAGTGGTTCAAGCCGCTTTAGAAGCCAAAGACGGAAGTATTATTCTACCTCGAGGAACAGAAGATTTTTGGGTAGAGCAACTGGTACAAGAGCGTATTATTCAACACTGGGAATCACAAGACGAACCTGAACACCTACGCACCATCCGCGACCGTATCCTGTTTAATGAAGCCAAAGCCGGACGATTATTAGGACTTTATCAGCGCATATTACAAGCTGAGGTCGGGGTAAGTCTCGACCTTAAAAATAATCTCCATGAGCTTTCATCGGCTTATCTTTCCGTCGTCGCCGATGATAGTAAAGAACAAAGCGACCTCCTATTATCCGGCTTAGTCGAGAAGCATAAAGGTTATCTACGTATCAAAAATCCCATCTACCGACTGGTTTTTAATAGCGAATGGGTGACCAAACAACTCGACAACCTCCGCCCTTACTCCCAAACCTTTAATGCTTGGGTCGCCTCAAACTTCCAAGATGAATCCCGTCTGCTGCGAGGGCAGGCATTAATCGATGCTCAAAACTGGTCACAGGGTAAAAGTCTCAGCGATTTAGATTATCAGTTTTTAGCCGCTAGTCAGCAATGGCAACAACGACAAATCCAAATGGCCTTAGAAGCCGCTCGCGCTCAAGAAGCTGAATATCGGCTCGCGCAGGAAAAAAAAACGGCTAAATTCCAAAGACTTATCCTAATTGCTGTAGGAATCGGCTTAATCGTTTCTAGCGCCTTAAGCCTAGTAATTTTTCAACTCTATAGTCAAACCTTAAAAAGTGAACAACAAGCTAGAGTTAGCGAAATTAAAGCGCTAGTTTCCTCTTCAGAGGGGCTATTTGCCTCGAATCGCCGCTTAGATGCTCTGATCGAAGCCATCAAAGCCAAAGAAAGATTACAAAAACTCGGCAGCGTCAGCCCAAAGCTTGATAGTCAGGTAACCCATGTATTGCGCGATGCGATATATGGAGCCGATGAATATAATCGTTTTTGGGGACATAAAGCGGCGGTTTTAGCCGTGGCCGTCAGTCCTGACAGTTCTATCATTGCCTCAGCCAGTGTGGACCAAACCGTCAAGCTTTGGGGAAGGGATGGAACATTATACGCCAGCTTAAGCGGTCATCACGCCATTGTTAGAGCCGTCAATTTTAGCCCTGACGGTCAACTGCTGGTTTCTGGAGACGACAACGGCAAAATGCTCCTCTGGAAACGAAACCCAGACCGGACATACCATCTTTTTAAGACCATTCAAGCTCATCAAGGAGGGATTTGGGGAATTGCCTGGAGTGGAGATGGTAAAACTATCGCTTCTGCGAGTTTCGACAAAACCGTCAAACTCTGGAAGCGAGACTGTAGCTTAGTCATCACCTTTGCCGGTTACAGATCACCGTTTTGGGGAGTGGCCTTTAGTCCAGATAATCAGATCGTGGCTGCCGCTAGTCTAGATAGAACCGTAAAACTCTGGAAACGAGACAGCACCGGTTGGCAAGCCAAACCCTTGCAAACGCTTTCTGGTCATAACGGTTGGGTGGCCGGTGTGGCTTTTAGCCCTGACAGCAAGATGCTTGCTTCCTCGAGCGAAGATAAAACCGTCAAGCTTTGGCAGCGAGACGACACAGACAAAACTTATCACCTCTTGAAAACCCTCAGCGGCCACACGGCCGGTATTTGGGGCGTGGCCTTTAGTCCAGATCGGCGCACCTTGGCTTCTGCGAGTCTCGATAAAACCATTAAACTTTGGAGCATCGATGGCACAGAACTTAGAACCCTCCGAGGACACAGTACATCTGTTTGGGGCGTGACCTGGAGTCCTGATGGGAGTTTTATCGCCTCGGCGGGAACAGAAAATCTCGTTAAATTGTGGCAAAGTGAGAACCCATTCCAAAAAACGATGGTCGCTCATCAAGCCGGAACTTGGTCAGTGGCCATCAGTCCCGACAGTTCTATGATAGTTACCCTCAGTCACGAAAATACCACTAAACTGTGGAGCCGCTCCGGTCAATTACTGAAAACTTTTCCCAGTTTGCGAGCCACCATTTCTGGGATTTCCTTTACTGAGGAGTCCAGAGTGATCGCTTTTGCTGACGAAGATAATACCGTATACTTTTGGCAGCCGGACGGAACGAGTGCGGCTACTTATCAAGACCCTAATAAAAATCTGTTGACAGTGGCTTTGAGTCCGGACCAAAAAACCTTAGCTACAGCCTATTTGAATAGAACCATTCAACTCAGGCAGGGCAATTTTTCTCGCTCAAAACCGAAAATTCTCAGAGGACATCAAGCAGAAATTTGGCAACTGAAATTTAGTCCAGATAGCCGCCTATTGGCCTCAGCGAGTAGCGATGGTACCGCTAAACTATGGACTCGGGAGGGAAAATTATTCAGAACCCTGGCCGGTCATACCTCTGCGGTTTGGGGAGTGGCCTTTAGTCGTGATGGTCAAATGATCGCCACCGGCAGTGGGGACAATCGAGTTAAACTCTGGAATCTAGAGGGCAAACTCTTGAAAACATTCATCGGTCATCAGGCGGCGGTTTGGGGGGTGGATTTTAGTCCCGACGGAAAAATTATTGCTTCTGGAAGCGTTGACACGACAATAAAACTTTGGAAACCGGATGGTACAGAATTAACCACCCTCAGCGGCCATACTGCTGCCGTTAGAGCCATCGCTATCAGTCCAGATGGGGCTTTTCTCGCCTCAGTGGGAGATGATAACAGCCTCATTCTCTGGAATTTGCCGCGAATTCTCCATTTAGAGCCGCTTAGAGCGGCTTGCCACTTAGTACAGGATTATTTAAAAACTAATTTAACACTCGAACCCAGTGAGCGGGCTATATGCCATCAGTAG
- the lepB gene encoding signal peptidase I, with translation MTRSIKQKPQPHSNSRPENIWLELTKTVIYAGILALGIRTFVAEARYIPSSSMEPTLQINDRLIIEKISYHFREPQRGDVVVFNPTEALIKQNFKDAFIKRVIGLPGDTVEVKGGKVYVNGEALIEDYIAQKPDYDYGPVTVPQGQYLVLGDNRNNSYDSHYWGFVPKDKIIGRAAIRFWPLNRAGEIAESENASTPAPSPVQPHQ, from the coding sequence ATGACCCGTAGCATAAAGCAAAAACCACAGCCTCACTCCAATTCTCGCCCGGAAAATATTTGGTTAGAGTTAACCAAAACCGTGATCTACGCAGGAATTCTCGCCTTGGGAATTCGTACCTTTGTAGCCGAAGCACGCTACATCCCGTCTTCCTCGATGGAGCCTACCTTACAAATTAACGATCGCCTGATTATTGAAAAAATCAGTTATCATTTCCGAGAACCCCAAAGAGGTGATGTAGTGGTTTTTAACCCCACAGAAGCCCTAATCAAACAAAATTTTAAAGATGCTTTTATTAAACGAGTGATTGGCTTACCCGGAGATACAGTAGAAGTCAAGGGAGGCAAAGTGTATGTCAATGGTGAAGCCTTGATAGAAGACTACATCGCCCAAAAACCCGATTATGATTATGGACCCGTAACCGTACCCCAAGGACAATATTTAGTCTTGGGAGATAACCGGAACAATAGTTATGATTCTCATTACTGGGGTTTTGTCCCTAAAGACAAAATTATCGGTCGCGCCGCCATCCGATTTTGGCCGCTAAATCGAGCCGGTGAAATAGCTGAGAGCGAGAATGCCTCAACCCCAGCGCCAAGTCCCGTTCAACCCCATCAATAG
- a CDS encoding dihydroorotase, protein MSTEPLLIRQARILLPSGEFFKGDVLVRNGKIVEVASEIINGDSLTIIDATGLTLLPGVIDPQVHFREPGLEHKEDLFTASCACAKGGVTSFLEMPNTIPLTTTQSALDDKLQRAQNKSLVNYGFFMGATPENLPDLIEAKPTCGIKIFMGSAHGALLVSKEEDLDPIFARGSRLIAVHAEDQARILERRRQFAGITDPAIHSQIQDEQAALNATQLALKLSKKYQRRLHILHLSTGIEADLLREDKPSWVTAEVTPQHLLLNTEAYASLGTLAQMNPPLRSPENNQVLWQALLDGVIDFIATDHAPHTLEEKAKGYPHTPSGMPGVETSLPLMLTQAVAGQCTVAQVSTWMSTAVARAYKIPNKGLIAPGYDADLVLVDLDTYCPVIREDLKTKCGWSPFEGWNLTGWPVITLVGGQIVYERGKLYPQVRGKALTFDE, encoded by the coding sequence ATGTCTACTGAACCCTTGTTAATCCGCCAAGCCCGAATTCTCCTACCTAGCGGTGAGTTTTTCAAAGGAGATGTTCTAGTTCGTAATGGCAAAATAGTCGAAGTCGCCTCAGAAATAATCAATGGAGATTCCCTTACTATCATAGACGCTACTGGATTGACTTTGTTGCCTGGGGTCATTGATCCACAAGTTCATTTTCGTGAACCGGGTTTAGAACATAAAGAAGACTTGTTTACCGCTAGTTGCGCTTGTGCTAAGGGGGGAGTAACTTCCTTTTTGGAAATGCCTAATACTATTCCTCTTACCACGACTCAATCGGCTTTAGATGATAAGCTACAACGGGCACAAAATAAGTCTTTAGTTAATTATGGCTTTTTTATGGGCGCAACGCCAGAGAATTTACCTGACTTAATTGAGGCTAAACCGACCTGTGGCATTAAAATTTTTATGGGATCGGCTCATGGTGCTTTATTAGTCAGCAAAGAAGAAGATTTAGACCCGATTTTTGCGCGTGGGAGTCGTTTAATTGCTGTTCATGCAGAAGATCAAGCCAGAATTTTAGAACGACGGCGACAGTTCGCAGGAATTACTGATCCGGCTATTCATTCTCAGATTCAAGATGAACAGGCGGCTCTTAATGCTACTCAATTAGCTTTAAAACTTTCGAAGAAATATCAACGCCGTCTTCATATTTTACACCTGTCTACAGGGATTGAAGCGGACTTATTACGAGAAGATAAGCCGAGTTGGGTAACAGCAGAAGTCACGCCTCAACATCTTTTATTAAATACAGAAGCTTACGCTTCTCTAGGTACTTTGGCTCAAATGAATCCTCCTCTACGTTCTCCAGAAAATAATCAGGTACTCTGGCAAGCTTTACTCGATGGCGTGATCGACTTTATTGCAACGGACCATGCTCCTCATACTTTAGAAGAGAAAGCTAAGGGCTATCCTCACACGCCTTCGGGAATGCCGGGAGTAGAAACTTCTCTGCCGTTGATGTTAACCCAAGCGGTGGCCGGCCAATGTACAGTTGCTCAAGTGTCCACTTGGATGTCTACGGCTGTGGCGAGAGCTTATAAAATACCTAACAAAGGATTAATCGCCCCTGGATATGATGCGGATTTAGTTTTAGTGGACCTTGATACTTATTGTCCGGTGATCAGGGAAGACTTAAAAACTAAGTGCGGCTGGAGTCCTTTTGAGGGATGGAATTTAACCGGGTGGCCAGTAATCACCCTCGTAGGCGGACAAATTGTCTATGAAAGAGGCAAATTATACCCACAAGTAAGAGGGAAAGCATTAACATTTGACGAATAA
- a CDS encoding NAD(P)/FAD-dependent oxidoreductase — MQYFDVVIVGAGPAGGHCARLLAKLGYSVLLVEQHESFQQNIFSSAATPLETLELFNLPPSVVASFWHKLEIVTTKVHRHWEANNTLGAVFDFAKLRAFLAKDAEINGAKVWLGHRYVKAQQESEKLLISLKPKRGEEITVSSQVLVDATGFARAVMYPDKRQKPKFLKGTGIEYLIEVEQDIYQKYAHSLVFFMGYQWSPKGYSWIFPMQENQFKVGSAWIDAPHKFIAEVKPLKFYIGQIIKDYLKIEDYKLLDVHGSILEYSIGLNDIYYREPNIIAIGDAVSTVNFLGGEGIRHALKGTEIAVPYIENYLNSKCSNFRQYQEEIKSYFAPKWNLSEQISRRVYLEYSDQKIDQGVAYLKYLSLSDLMDILFYYKFEKFTRGLGGYLKSKIGQMLGKIKSLWSNKL, encoded by the coding sequence ATGCAATATTTTGATGTAGTCATTGTGGGAGCCGGTCCGGCTGGCGGCCACTGCGCTAGATTATTGGCTAAGTTAGGCTATTCTGTTTTATTGGTAGAGCAACATGAAAGTTTTCAGCAAAATATTTTTTCTAGTGCGGCTACTCCTTTAGAAACTCTCGAATTGTTTAATTTACCTCCCTCGGTGGTGGCAAGTTTTTGGCACAAACTCGAAATTGTGACCACTAAAGTTCATCGCCACTGGGAGGCGAATAATACTTTAGGAGCGGTTTTTGATTTTGCTAAACTGAGAGCTTTTTTAGCGAAAGATGCTGAAATTAATGGGGCAAAAGTTTGGTTAGGGCATCGATATGTTAAGGCTCAACAGGAGTCAGAAAAACTTCTCATCTCTCTGAAGCCAAAAAGAGGAGAAGAAATTACGGTTAGCAGTCAAGTTTTGGTAGATGCGACGGGGTTTGCTCGGGCGGTGATGTATCCGGATAAACGTCAAAAACCTAAGTTTCTCAAAGGGACAGGTATTGAATATTTGATCGAAGTTGAGCAGGATATTTATCAAAAGTATGCTCACTCTCTTGTATTTTTTATGGGTTATCAATGGAGTCCTAAAGGCTATTCCTGGATTTTTCCCATGCAAGAAAATCAATTTAAAGTGGGTTCTGCCTGGATCGATGCACCGCATAAATTTATTGCCGAAGTTAAGCCGCTTAAGTTTTATATTGGTCAAATCATTAAAGATTATTTAAAAATTGAGGACTATAAATTATTAGATGTTCATGGTTCGATTCTTGAATATTCTATAGGTTTAAATGATATTTACTATCGCGAACCAAATATTATTGCGATTGGCGATGCTGTTTCTACGGTTAATTTTTTGGGAGGTGAAGGGATTAGACACGCCCTGAAAGGAACTGAAATAGCGGTGCCTTATATTGAAAATTATTTAAATAGTAAATGTTCAAATTTTCGCCAGTATCAAGAAGAAATAAAAAGCTATTTTGCTCCTAAATGGAATCTTTCTGAACAAATTAGCCGCCGAGTTTATCTCGAATATAGTGATCAGAAAATTGACCAAGGTGTGGCTTATCTTAAATATTTAAGTTTATCAGATCTGATGGATATTTTATTTTACTACAAATTTGAAAAGTTTACTCGAGGGTTGGGCGGCTATTTAAAATCTAAAATTGGTCAAATGCTCGGAAAGATTAAGAGTCTTTGGAGCAATAAATTATGA